The following are from one region of the Synechococcus sp. CBW1108 genome:
- a CDS encoding FAD-dependent oxidoreductase, translating to MGTGTVDVVVAGAGLSGLVCARDLHRLGLQVRLLEARQRCGGRMWGRPSAMGLPLDLGGQWVGATHQRLLELLGEFGLQRYPTYYAGEGIFHWNGTAHRAGVEHDFDSSLLFFRPEQLGLPAGEVAEAQALQRRFQQLVAQVPPGQPWGGPAAAELDQLSIAGWLERQGAGQLARYPLAWLARMGGSGGFEPHESSILHLAWSQAVAPQQETPEAWLVHGGAAQVAERLAAELGPLIQLGAPVGAIEQNGGGVRVTFGEGGQITAAAAVVAIPPPLRLGIRFSPALPPEWQGLLQRSPMGSMVKVLALYPRPFWRERGLNGLGIGNLPALELSVDSSPPDGPGQLSCFIAGDRAVAWQRLPEAERRRVVLQDLALLWGPEAAEPSELVLHNWNGESWSGGAFTSFMSPGAWSRYGPVWQQPHGRVVWAGTEAASRWPGYFEGAIEAGLAASEQVKELAGQGKRTSQTWANNRDFESS from the coding sequence ATGGGAACTGGCACGGTCGATGTGGTGGTGGCGGGCGCCGGCCTCTCCGGGCTGGTCTGCGCCCGCGACCTGCATCGACTGGGCCTGCAGGTGCGGTTGCTGGAAGCACGGCAACGCTGCGGCGGGAGGATGTGGGGCCGCCCCAGCGCCATGGGCCTGCCGCTGGATCTGGGCGGCCAGTGGGTGGGCGCCACGCACCAGCGCCTGCTGGAGCTGCTGGGGGAGTTTGGCCTGCAGCGCTACCCCACCTACTACGCAGGCGAAGGGATTTTCCACTGGAACGGCACGGCCCATCGGGCTGGTGTTGAACACGACTTTGACTCCAGCCTGCTGTTCTTCCGGCCGGAACAACTGGGCCTGCCGGCTGGCGAGGTGGCTGAGGCCCAGGCCCTGCAACGGCGCTTTCAGCAGCTGGTGGCCCAGGTGCCCCCAGGGCAGCCCTGGGGCGGCCCCGCTGCCGCCGAGCTCGACCAGCTCAGCATCGCTGGCTGGCTAGAGCGCCAGGGGGCCGGCCAACTGGCCCGCTACCCGCTGGCCTGGCTGGCGCGAATGGGGGGATCGGGAGGTTTTGAACCCCACGAGAGTTCAATTCTGCACCTGGCCTGGAGCCAGGCCGTTGCCCCCCAGCAGGAAACGCCGGAGGCCTGGCTGGTCCATGGGGGGGCGGCCCAGGTGGCCGAGAGGCTAGCGGCCGAGCTGGGGCCGCTGATCCAGCTGGGGGCGCCGGTAGGGGCGATCGAGCAAAACGGTGGGGGCGTGCGGGTGACCTTTGGCGAGGGGGGTCAGATCACGGCGGCCGCGGCGGTGGTTGCGATCCCGCCCCCGCTGCGATTGGGAATCCGCTTCAGCCCAGCGCTCCCGCCGGAATGGCAGGGGCTACTGCAGCGCTCACCGATGGGCTCGATGGTGAAGGTGCTGGCCCTCTATCCGCGGCCCTTCTGGCGCGAGCGGGGCCTCAATGGCCTGGGTATCGGCAACCTGCCCGCCCTGGAGCTCAGCGTCGACAGCTCACCCCCAGACGGCCCGGGGCAGCTGAGCTGCTTCATCGCCGGCGACCGGGCCGTAGCCTGGCAGCGCCTACCGGAAGCAGAACGGCGGCGGGTCGTGCTGCAGGATCTGGCCCTGCTTTGGGGCCCGGAGGCTGCCGAACCCAGCGAGCTGGTGCTGCATAACTGGAATGGGGAGAGCTGGAGCGGCGGCGCCTTCACCAGCTTCATGAGCCCCGGCGCCTGGAGCCGCTACGGACCGGTGTGGCAACAACCCCACGGCCGGGTGGTGTGGGCCGGCACCGAAGCTGCCAGCCGCTGGCCTGGCTATTTCGAGGGGGCAATCGAGGCGGGGCTCGCCGCCAGTGAGCAGGTGAAGGAGCTGGCTGGCCAAGGCAAACGTACAAGCCAAACCTGGGCCAACAACCGGGATTTCGAGAGCAGCTGA
- the argS gene encoding arginine--tRNA ligase, with amino-acid sequence MLRIAQTLNGQLRAAMERAFPEAAGQASAAGHPLDPQLAPASKPEFGDFQANGALPLAKPLGQPPRAIAQAIVAQLASEPAFAQLFLEPVIAGPGFINLTLRPERLAAEVGARLADPRLGVPVGAGQGVNAGPVIVDFSSPNIAKEMHVGHLRSTIIGDCLARVLEFRGHPVLRLNHVGDWGTQFGMLITHLKQVAPEALEHPDAVDLGDLVAFYRQAKARFDADEAFQATAREEVVKLQGGDPVSLKAWGLLCEQSRREFQQIYDRLDIRLVERGESFYNPYLQKAVDDLSAATLLVTDDGARCVFLEGMSGKDGKPLPLIVQKRDGGFNYASTDLAAIRYRFSQAGDGASRVIYVTDAGQASHFAGVFQVARRAGWIPQGASVEHVPFGLVQGDDGKKLKTRSGDTVRLKDLLDGAVQRAEADLRLRLAEEGRTEDGTFIQHVAHTVGLAAVKYADLSTNRITNYQFSFDRMLALTGNTAPYLLYAVVRIAGIARKGGDLEAGGSGASAAAAPLIFTEPQEWALVRELLKLDAVIAEVEEELLPNRLCSYLFELSQVFNRFYDQVPVLKAEEPARSSRLALCRLTTGTLKLGLGLLGIPTLERM; translated from the coding sequence ATGCTCCGCATCGCCCAGACCCTGAACGGCCAACTGCGCGCGGCGATGGAGCGGGCCTTCCCCGAGGCGGCGGGGCAGGCCAGTGCGGCGGGACACCCTCTTGACCCCCAGCTGGCGCCTGCCTCTAAGCCGGAATTCGGCGATTTCCAGGCCAATGGGGCCCTGCCCCTGGCCAAGCCACTGGGCCAGCCACCCCGGGCCATCGCCCAGGCGATCGTGGCGCAATTGGCCAGCGAGCCGGCCTTTGCCCAGCTGTTCCTGGAGCCGGTGATCGCTGGCCCCGGCTTCATCAACCTCACCCTGCGGCCCGAGCGCCTGGCGGCGGAGGTGGGGGCCCGGCTGGCCGATCCGCGCCTGGGGGTGCCGGTTGGAGCCGGCCAGGGGGTTAATGCCGGCCCGGTGATCGTGGATTTCTCCAGCCCCAACATCGCCAAGGAGATGCATGTGGGGCACCTGCGCTCCACGATCATTGGCGACTGCCTGGCCCGGGTGCTGGAGTTCCGCGGCCACCCGGTGCTGCGCCTCAACCATGTGGGCGATTGGGGCACCCAGTTTGGAATGCTCATTACCCACCTCAAGCAGGTGGCGCCCGAGGCCCTGGAGCACCCAGATGCGGTGGACCTGGGCGATCTGGTGGCCTTCTACCGCCAGGCCAAGGCCCGCTTCGACGCTGACGAGGCTTTTCAGGCCACTGCGCGCGAAGAGGTGGTGAAGCTGCAGGGGGGCGACCCGGTGTCGCTCAAGGCCTGGGGATTGCTCTGTGAGCAGAGCCGACGCGAATTCCAGCAGATCTATGACCGCCTCGATATTCGTCTTGTCGAGCGCGGTGAGTCTTTCTACAACCCCTATCTGCAGAAGGCGGTTGACGACCTCAGCGCTGCCACTTTGCTGGTCACCGACGACGGTGCCCGCTGCGTATTCCTCGAGGGCATGAGCGGTAAGGACGGCAAGCCCCTGCCGCTGATCGTGCAGAAGCGTGATGGCGGCTTCAACTACGCCAGCACCGATCTGGCGGCGATCCGCTATCGCTTCTCCCAGGCAGGCGATGGCGCCAGCCGCGTGATCTACGTAACTGACGCGGGCCAGGCCAGCCACTTCGCCGGGGTGTTCCAGGTGGCCCGCCGCGCCGGCTGGATTCCCCAGGGCGCCAGCGTGGAGCATGTGCCCTTTGGCCTGGTGCAGGGAGACGATGGCAAGAAGCTCAAGACCCGCTCCGGTGACACGGTGCGCCTCAAGGACCTGCTCGATGGGGCGGTACAGCGGGCCGAGGCCGACCTGCGCCTGCGCCTGGCCGAGGAAGGGCGCACAGAGGATGGGACCTTCATCCAGCACGTGGCCCACACCGTGGGCCTGGCGGCGGTGAAGTACGCCGACCTCTCCACCAACCGGATCACCAACTACCAGTTCAGTTTTGATCGCATGCTGGCCCTGACGGGCAACACGGCCCCCTACCTGCTGTATGCGGTGGTGCGGATAGCCGGCATCGCCCGCAAGGGCGGCGATCTGGAGGCCGGCGGCTCTGGTGCCTCGGCTGCCGCCGCCCCTCTCATCTTCACGGAACCTCAGGAGTGGGCCCTGGTGCGGGAGCTGCTCAAGCTGGATGCGGTGATCGCCGAGGTGGAGGAGGAGTTGCTGCCCAATCGGCTCTGCAGCTATCTGTTTGAACTCAGCCAGGTTTTCAACCGCTTCTACGACCAGGTGCCGGTGCTCAAGGCCGAAGAGCCGGCCCGCAGCTCACGGCTGGCCCTTTGCCGCCTCACCACAGGCACCCTCAAGCTGGGGTTGGGTCTGTTGGGCATCCCCACCTTGGAGCGGATGTGA
- a CDS encoding glycosyltransferase family 2 protein, producing MLSTIKMPTLHKLCIAILAFNEASTIANCLDSAKFADQLLVIDAGSTDSTTSIAKSLGVEVYHHLDWQGFAIQRNRALSYCKCDYIFFLDCDEIIPPKLAEEIRAAVGQGAINRGLVRWEDFVFGKRLKGIHQTKGIPRLFKVSDLVGFEGQVHEGAILRAAARTLLFRTRLIHHSRRSIHQSLLKLAQYSQLAAIKLRNSRSRSGVAAGLIHAVPRFLNLYFIKLSFLSGAEGFLYSLLVALEVFFKYCAAHYDSGPEASTPVRR from the coding sequence TTGTTAAGCACCATCAAAATGCCGACCCTACACAAATTATGCATTGCGATCCTTGCCTTCAATGAAGCCAGTACAATTGCCAATTGCCTAGATTCGGCTAAATTTGCAGACCAGCTTCTCGTCATCGATGCCGGCAGTACCGACTCAACCACCAGTATCGCCAAGTCCCTAGGGGTTGAGGTTTACCACCACTTGGACTGGCAGGGATTCGCGATTCAACGCAATCGCGCCCTAAGTTATTGCAAATGCGATTACATCTTTTTTCTAGACTGTGACGAAATTATCCCGCCAAAATTAGCTGAAGAAATCCGCGCCGCAGTGGGCCAAGGAGCAATAAATCGAGGCCTTGTCCGCTGGGAAGATTTTGTCTTTGGCAAACGCCTTAAAGGCATTCACCAAACGAAGGGGATTCCCCGCCTATTTAAGGTGAGTGATTTAGTTGGCTTTGAAGGACAAGTTCATGAGGGAGCCATCCTGCGTGCAGCGGCGCGAACACTGCTTTTTCGCACACGACTGATCCATCACTCGCGCAGGTCTATTCACCAGAGTCTGCTAAAACTTGCGCAATATTCCCAGCTTGCCGCAATCAAACTGCGCAACTCAAGATCTCGCTCCGGCGTAGCTGCCGGACTCATTCATGCCGTGCCACGCTTTCTAAATCTTTATTTTATCAAGCTCTCATTCCTTAGTGGTGCAGAAGGATTCCTGTACAGCCTACTGGTCGCCCTAGAGGTGTTCTTCAAGTACTGCGCGGCTCACTACGACTCAGGCCCGGAAGCATCCACCCCAGTCAGGCGCTGA
- a CDS encoding glycosyltransferase family 32 protein translates to MPGQSKRDAIAAYLGGRAIKFLANGLRPIFYLHYWLFPNQRFLLRSSVNKPIRSASSKTKPRAKAIPKIVWQTNYTNKVTLPIKASWLCNRLLSLGYDYKFHTTEMRKDFVVHHFPGETSRLYNRLTIGAAQADLWRLLVLYKYGGVYMDIDAHLVWPLNRIIPAGSSALFLRYKDGAATNYFIASGPEHPIIKILIEEVLRRIKNPQSDNIYEITGPTVFQAVLSEHEHSWRFSRHTCLQGNFSNKFFQYIDKPEGHWTLEQKSHRAISPETC, encoded by the coding sequence ATGCCTGGCCAGTCAAAGCGTGATGCCATCGCGGCCTACCTTGGCGGGCGAGCAATCAAGTTTTTGGCCAATGGATTGCGGCCCATATTTTACCTCCACTACTGGCTATTCCCAAATCAACGATTCCTGCTAAGAAGCTCCGTCAATAAACCAATCCGCTCGGCCAGCAGCAAGACCAAGCCCCGCGCCAAGGCAATTCCAAAAATAGTTTGGCAAACCAACTACACAAATAAAGTTACCCTGCCAATCAAGGCCAGCTGGCTGTGCAATCGACTATTGAGCCTAGGCTATGACTACAAGTTTCACACCACGGAGATGCGCAAAGACTTCGTGGTACACCACTTCCCCGGAGAGACCTCGCGCCTTTACAACAGGCTGACCATTGGAGCTGCCCAGGCAGATCTCTGGCGATTGCTAGTGCTCTATAAATATGGTGGCGTTTACATGGATATCGACGCCCACCTAGTCTGGCCCTTAAACAGAATTATACCAGCCGGATCAAGCGCGCTGTTCTTGCGATACAAAGACGGCGCCGCAACAAATTACTTCATTGCAAGCGGGCCGGAACATCCAATTATCAAGATCCTAATCGAAGAAGTTCTTCGTCGTATCAAAAACCCTCAAAGCGACAATATATACGAAATAACCGGTCCAACCGTATTCCAAGCAGTGCTCTCAGAGCACGAACATAGCTGGCGCTTCTCCCGGCATACCTGCCTGCAGGGAAACTTCTCAAATAAATTCTTTCAATACATCGACAAGCCCGAAGGCCACTGGACACTCGAACAAAAGAGTCATCGAGCCATTAGCCCTGAAACTTGTTAA
- a CDS encoding IS5 family transposase, whose product MYVFQHAGQLSIEEFYMPFGGKLDPNNRWLLLRNLIPWMPLESQYAPQFSAKTGAPAKRLQIAFGALYIQQRLGVTDRETVQLITESPYLQFFIGLSAYQAMPPFDPSMMVHFRKRIGPDLIKICNDMTKANGIAMIKEMLVSAEQEASEQEEEQQLAAIDEALGVKPATLDPESNWGTLILDATCVPDDIPYPVDLRLLNEAREATEKIIDALFKQLQGKINRKPRCNRDKARNRFLAIIKKKKPKCAEIREVKRFKLNEIRRNLRAIDQMIHCGVMLLELGTQLYRKLLITSELYRKQQEMYDADSRRIDDRIVNLSKPHVRPIVRGKAGRRTEFGAKILISDDNGFVDVDRISWDNYNEANDLIARTKQYNEERGYYPARICADSIYMTLGNKKFCAENNIRLSGRPRKKQVEAEVQTAEQQELFKSDLRKRSVIEGRIGTSKRKYGLDRIMTKLIETSRTVITMAFFVMNAEKVLRLLRLLFSILVSVYILMLYLLGSWRRPALLWAA is encoded by the coding sequence ATGTACGTTTTTCAGCACGCAGGTCAGCTATCGATCGAGGAGTTTTACATGCCCTTCGGCGGCAAACTAGATCCTAATAATCGCTGGCTTCTGCTTCGTAACCTGATTCCATGGATGCCGCTGGAAAGCCAGTATGCACCCCAATTCAGTGCCAAGACAGGAGCACCGGCCAAGCGGTTACAGATAGCGTTCGGTGCGCTGTACATCCAGCAACGCTTGGGAGTGACAGACCGCGAAACAGTTCAGCTGATCACGGAATCACCGTATCTACAATTTTTCATTGGCTTGAGTGCATACCAGGCAATGCCCCCGTTTGATCCATCGATGATGGTGCATTTTCGTAAGCGCATTGGCCCTGATCTGATCAAGATCTGCAATGACATGACCAAGGCCAATGGCATTGCGATGATTAAAGAGATGCTGGTTTCGGCGGAGCAGGAGGCTAGCGAACAAGAAGAGGAGCAACAGCTTGCTGCCATCGACGAAGCGCTAGGGGTGAAGCCTGCAACGTTGGATCCTGAAAGTAACTGGGGTACTCTGATTCTTGATGCAACCTGCGTGCCTGATGACATTCCCTACCCAGTAGATCTGAGGTTGCTCAACGAAGCGAGAGAGGCCACTGAGAAGATCATCGACGCACTGTTCAAGCAGTTGCAGGGAAAGATCAATCGTAAACCCCGCTGCAACCGGGATAAAGCTCGGAATCGGTTTCTGGCGATCATCAAGAAGAAAAAGCCCAAATGCGCCGAGATCCGTGAGGTCAAGCGCTTTAAGCTCAACGAGATTCGGAGAAACCTCAGAGCAATTGATCAGATGATCCACTGCGGTGTCATGCTTTTGGAGCTTGGAACCCAGCTCTACCGCAAGCTGCTGATCACCAGTGAACTGTACCGGAAGCAGCAGGAGATGTATGACGCTGATAGCCGGCGCATCGACGATCGGATTGTCAATTTGTCAAAACCACACGTGCGGCCGATCGTGAGGGGCAAGGCGGGAAGGCGAACAGAGTTCGGTGCGAAGATCTTAATATCAGATGATAATGGCTTTGTCGATGTGGATCGAATCAGCTGGGACAACTACAATGAAGCCAACGACCTGATCGCACGTACCAAGCAATACAACGAAGAGCGAGGGTACTATCCAGCACGAATCTGTGCCGATTCAATCTATATGACATTAGGCAACAAGAAGTTCTGCGCAGAAAATAATATCAGACTCAGTGGCCGTCCACGCAAGAAGCAGGTAGAGGCCGAGGTGCAGACAGCAGAGCAACAAGAGCTTTTTAAATCAGACTTGAGAAAGCGTTCCGTGATCGAGGGAAGAATCGGAACGAGCAAACGGAAATATGGACTGGATCGGATCATGACCAAGCTGATTGAAACATCAAGAACGGTGATCACTATGGCATTCTTTGTGATGAATGCCGAGAAGGTTCTCAGGCTACTGCGCCTCTTATTCTCTATTCTTGTCTCTGTGTACATCCTGATGCTCTATTTGCTCGGCTCCTGGCGCCGTCCAGCGCTTCTGTGGGCTGCTTAG
- a CDS encoding radical SAM protein: MIPTQTYGPVRLLVVQPTPFCNLDCDYCYLPDRGDRSRLPLAVLEAAVERVLESPYFGGEFTLLWHAGEPLMAPIAFYDEATQRIGRLLEGRGLPASTVVQSLQTNATTIDGAWCDCFERNGIHVGVSMDGPAFLHDAHRVTRAGLPTHAAVMRGIDWLARRRIPFQVICVLTADALDHADTIVDFFLQNGIGNVGFNMEETEGPTPIPASMGARWGGSCWSSATGPSWPASGSAAASSPAVSAFGNSTASPPLPAARPAWFKPI, encoded by the coding sequence TTGATTCCAACCCAGACCTACGGGCCGGTGCGGCTGCTGGTGGTGCAGCCCACCCCCTTCTGCAACCTCGATTGCGACTACTGCTATCTGCCCGATCGGGGCGATCGCAGCCGCTTGCCGCTGGCGGTGCTGGAGGCAGCTGTGGAGCGGGTGCTGGAGAGCCCCTATTTCGGCGGGGAGTTCACCCTGCTCTGGCATGCGGGCGAACCGCTGATGGCGCCGATTGCGTTCTACGACGAGGCCACCCAGCGGATCGGCCGACTCCTGGAGGGGCGCGGTTTGCCGGCCAGCACGGTTGTGCAGTCGCTGCAGACCAATGCCACCACGATTGACGGGGCCTGGTGCGATTGCTTTGAGCGCAATGGCATCCACGTGGGCGTGAGCATGGATGGCCCAGCCTTCCTGCACGACGCCCACCGGGTCACCCGCGCCGGCCTGCCCACCCACGCCGCCGTGATGCGCGGCATCGACTGGCTGGCCAGGCGGCGGATTCCCTTTCAGGTGATTTGCGTGCTCACGGCCGATGCCCTCGACCATGCCGACACCATCGTCGATTTCTTCTTGCAGAACGGCATCGGGAATGTGGGCTTCAACATGGAGGAAACTGAGGGGCCAACACCCATTCCAGCCTCGATGGGGGCCCGCTGGGGCGGGAGCTGCTGGAGCAGCGCTACCGGGCCTTCATGGCCCGCATCTGGCAGCGCAGCCGCCAGCAGCCCGGCCGTCTCCGCATTCGGGAATTCGACGGCATCGCCACCATTGCCTGCGGCAAGGCCCGCATGGTTCAAACCGATATGA
- the grrA gene encoding GrrA/OscA1 family cyclophane-containing rSAM-modified RiPP: protein MAIPNRSYLFGLLLLASLPVDGAAALAIAHVQDPVPVGPESLSIEQRLSRIAAAVQERGGVDEAPGGELSYVFVNGGGLGWGNGGFSNGGFNNGGFYNGGFGNGGFRNGGFLNGGRYWR, encoded by the coding sequence ATGGCGATTCCTAACCGCTCCTATCTGTTTGGCCTGCTGCTGCTGGCCTCCCTGCCGGTCGATGGGGCCGCGGCCCTGGCGATTGCCCATGTCCAGGACCCTGTGCCGGTCGGTCCCGAGTCGCTCAGCATTGAGCAAAGGCTCAGCCGCATCGCCGCGGCGGTGCAGGAGCGGGGTGGGGTGGACGAGGCCCCAGGGGGTGAGCTCTCCTATGTGTTCGTCAATGGCGGTGGGCTGGGCTGGGGCAATGGTGGTTTCAGCAACGGCGGCTTCAACAATGGGGGCTTCTACAACGGCGGCTTTGGCAACGGGGGCTTCCGCAATGGCGGCTTCCTTAACGGTGGCCGTTACTGGCGTTGA